Genomic segment of Truepera radiovictrix DSM 17093:
GGGCCGCTGCTATCTAAAACCGCACAGCCGCCCTGCCCCACCGCGCGCCGACCAGTAGAGGCGCTCACACCTTGTTCCGCAGCGCTCCCGTGCGGTATACTCTGGGCTGCTGCCGTCGGGGCGTAGCGCAGTCTGGTAGCGCACCTGGTTTGGGACCAGGGGGTCGTAAGTTCGAATCTTGCCGCCCCGACCAAGGTGAGGGGTGTTATCCCCCGTTGTTGGGGACAGTGCCCCTAAGACGCGGGAGTAGCTCAGTTGGTAGAGCGTCAGCCTTCCAAGCTGAATGTCGCGAGTTCGAATCTCGTCTCCCGCTCCAGAGAGAGGGGCCGGCTGAACGTTCAGCCGGCCCCTTCGTGATAGCCGAGCAAAACGCCCCCCGCGAGCCCTCGGGGGTAGACTTGGGGCATGTCACGCTATCTGCGGCGCTCGTCGGTGGCGCCGCCTCCCTCCAAACGGTCCGCGCGCAGTGCTACCTTGAGCGACGCGGCGCAGCTCCGGCGGCTTTTCGCCTTTACCCGCCCCTACCGCAAACAGCTCGCGCTCGGCATCTTGGCCGTGATGGTCTCGAGCGCCCTGACGCTCGCGGTGCCGCAGATCGTGCGGCGCTTTTTCGACACCTTCGTAGCGTCGCTAGAGGGCTCCGCGGTCAGCCTCAACCTCATCGTGCTCGCCCTCGTGGGGCTCTTTTTGGTGCAGGCGGGGTTTAACTTTCTGCGCACCTACATGATCGCGCAGGTCGGCGAGGGGGTCGTGGCCGACCTGCGCAAGGCGCTCTACCGCCACCTCTTGGGGCTCTCGGTGCGCTTTTTCGAGACGCGCAAAGTCGGCGAGATCACCTCGCGGCTCACCTCCGACGCCGCCGTCGTGCAGGGCGCGGTGTCGCAGGCGCTCGCGCAGCTCGTCAACCAGGTCGCGCTCCTTGTCGGCAGCGTCGTGCTGCTTTTCGTCACCAACTTGCAGCTCACCTTGCTCATGCTCGCCGTCGTCCCCGTGGTGGTGCTAGGGGCGCGCCTCTTCGGCGGCAAGCTGCGGCGCATCAGCACCGCGTTTCAAGACCTCGTCGCCGAGGCCAACGCGGGGGCCGAGGAGGCGCTCGTCGGGATGCGGGTCGTCAAAGCCTTTACCGCCGAGGAGCTCGAGGCCGAGCGTTACAGCGAGCGCATCGGCCGCGCCTACCGGGTGGCGCTGCGGCGCGCGGCCTTTCGGGCGGCCTTTTTCGCGGGCATCTTGTTCGCCATGTTTAGCGCGATCGGCGTGGTGCTCTGGATGGGGGGGCGGCTGGTGGTCGCGGGCGCGCTGAGCCCCGGCGCGCTGGTGCAGTTTCTCCTCTATACCCTCTTTGTGGCGGGGGCCGTGGGCGCCCTGACGGGGCTCTACAGCCAGTTTCAAGAGGCGCTCGGCGCGTCGCGGCGCATCTTCGAACTTCTCGACGAACGCAGCGACCTCCCCGCCCCGCAGGTGCCGCGGCCGCTCGTGTGGGTCAAAGGGCGCGTCGCGTTCGAAGGGGTGTCGTTTTGCTACGGCGCCGCTCACGGCGCGCCCGGCCTGGGGGCTAGCCCCACCTCCTCCGACCGGCGGGGAGAGACGGTGGTGCTGCGCGACCTCTCGTTCGTCGTGCAACCCGGTGAGGTGGTCGCCCTCGTCGGCCCTTCGGGCGCCGGCAAGAGCACGCTGGTGAGCCTTATCCCGCGTTTTTACGACCCGACCGAGGGCCGCATCACCCTCGACGGCACCGACCTACGCGCTTTTGACGAGCGCTCCTTGCGCGCCCAGATCGGCCTGGTACCGCAGGAGACGCAGCTCTTCTCGGGCACCGTGCGCGAGAACATCCGCTACGGCCGCCCCACGGCCAGCGACGACGAGGTCGAAGCGGCGGCGCGCTCAGCCAACGCGCACGATTTTATCGTGAGTTTCCCCGACGGCTACGACACGGTGGTCGGCGAACGCGGCGTCAAGCTCTCCGGGGGGCAGCGCCAACGCGTCGCCATCGCCCGCGCCCTCCTCAAGGGTCCCAGGATCTTGGTACTCGACGAGGCGACGAGCTCGCTCGACGCGGAGTCCGAGGCGCTCGTGCAGCAAGCTCTAGAGGTCCTGATGCGGGGGCGCACGGTGTTCGTCATCGCGCACCGCCTCTCGACCATCCGCAACGCCGACCGCATCTTCGTCCTGGACGAAGGGCGCATCGTGCAAGAGGGGACGCACGAGGTGCTCTTGGCCCAGGGGGGGCTCTACGCGGAGCTCTACCACAAGCAGTTTCGGGAGCGGACACCGGCGCGCTAGGGTCTTGCCAACCCCACGCGAAAGGCCAAAGGCCCCCGGGGGGCCTCTGGTGGTCAGCGGTAGGGGCCTAGACGTTCTAGGCGAGCTTGGCCTCGAGCTGGATCTCCACTGCGGCCAAAGCTTGCGACACCGGGCAGTGTTGCTTGGCGTTCTCCGCGTGCTCCAAAAAGCGCGCTTCGTCGAGCCCGGGCACGCGGCCCTCGGTGTGCAGCGTGATCTTGGTGATCTTGAGCCCCTGCATCTCGACCTTGGCCGTCGTGGCGATGCTCTCGGGGGTGTGCCCCGCTTCTGCGAGCATGTTCGCGAGCGCCATCGAAAAGCAGCCCGCGTGCGCCGCTGCGATCAGCTCTTCGGGGTTGGTCCCGGTCCCCTCCTCGAAGCGCGAGGTGTACGAGTACCGCCCCTCGTAGCCGCCTTTCGGGAGCGTGAGCGTCCCTTGGCCCCCTTTGAGGTCGCCTTGCCAGACTGCGTTTGCAGAACGAACGAGTGCCACCGTCTCCTCCTTTTCCCCCGCAGCTTAGCGGGGGCCCCGTAAAGCGCACTGTAAGTTTAGCGGCCGTTCGTGAGGGGTGCTACACGTATGCCTTAATTTTTAAGGTATTCTCCCCCCATGAGCGACAACCCTAAACGCCAAGACGAACCCCAAAGCGACGCGCTCGACAACACCATCAAAGACCCCAGCGAGTGGGTGACGGGTGACGAACCCGCGACGGGCGCGCAGCGCTCCTACCTCCACACGCTCGCCGAGGCCGCCGGCGAAAGGGTGCCCGAGGGGCTCACCAAAGCGCAGGCGTCCGAACTTATCGAGGCGCTGCAGGCCAAGACCGGGCGGGGCCAGCGCGCGCCGCACCAAAGCGAGCGGTAGCTGCCAAGAGGACGTTCTAGGCGGTGTCGGGCGCAGCTGCCCGACACCGCTATCGACGCTTGCGACGTACGATAGGAACCTATGGCGTTACGTGTCGAATCCCCCTTCTCCCCTAGAGGCGACCAGCCCCAAGCGATCGCCGAGCTCGTCGAGGGGTTGGGGGACGGTCTGCGCTTTCAAACCCTGCTGGGCGCCACGGGCACCGGTAAAACGTTCACCATGGCCAAGATTATCGAGGCGGCGCAGCGACCCGCCTTGATCCTCGCGCCCAACAAGATCCTCACCGCGCAGCTCGCGGCTGAGTTCCGCGACTTCTTCCCCGGCGCGGCGGTCGAGTTTTTCATCTCCTACTACGACTACTACCAGCCCGAAGCGTACGTCCCCGCGCGCGACCTCTTCATCGAAAAAGACGCCAACATCAACGCGGAGTTGGAGCGGTTGCGCCACTCCACGACCCGCAACCTCCTGACGCGGCGCGACACCATCGTGGTGGCGTCTGTCTCCGCCATCTACGGCCTCGGTTCGCCGGACACCTATCAGCAGCTCAACCTCATCTTGCGCGTCGGGATGCGCCGGAACCGCGACGAGATCTTGGAGCAGCTCGTCACGCAGCAGTACGAACGCAACGACGTCGAGCTCGCCGCCGGGCGCTTTCGGGTCAAGGGCGACGTCGTCGAGGTCTGGGCCGCCTACGACGAGGCACCCCTCAGGATCGAGCTCTTCGGCGACGAGATCGACCGCCTGACGATGACCGACCCCGTGACGGGGGCCGAGCTGGCCGAGCTCGAGACCACCACCGTCTTCCCCGCCAAGCACTACGTCACCCCCTACGAGCAGCTCGCCCCCGCCATTGCGCAGATCGAGCGCGACCTAGAGGCGCGGCTCGAGTTTTTCGAGCGCGCCGGCAAACTCTTGGAGAAGCAGCGGCTCAAAGAGCGCACGCTCTATGACCTCGAGATGCTTAAAACCCTCGGTTACTGCTCCGGCATCGAAAACTACTCGCGCTACCTCGACGGCCGCCAACCGGGGGAGCCGCCCCACACGCTCTTGGACTACTTCCCGGACGACTTCATCACCTTTTTAGACGAGTCGCACGTGATGCTGCCGCAGATCCGCGGGATGTATAACGGCGACCGCGCCCGCAAACAGACGCTGGTCGACTACGGCTTCCGGCTCCCCGCCGCGCTCGACAACCGCCCCCTCAAAGAGGACGAGTTTCTCGCGCGCATCGGCCAAGCGATCTTCGTCTCGGCTACCCCCGCCGACTGGGAGTACCGGCACTCGGACCGCGTCGCCGAGCAGATCATCCGGCCGACCGGTCTGGTCGACCCCAAGATCACCGTCAAACCCTCGAGGGGCCAGATCGACGACCTGGTGTTCGCCATCCGCGAGCGCGCAGCGCGGGGCGAGCGGGTGCTGGTGACGACCCTGACCAAAAAGATGGCCGAAGACCTCACCGAGTACTTCGCGCAGCAGGGCCTGCGGGTGCGCTACATGCACTCGGACATCGACGCGGTCGAGCGGCAGGTCATCATCCGCGACCTGCGGCTCGGGCACTTCGACGTGCTTATCGGCATCAACCTCCTGCGTGAGGGCCTCGACCTCCCCGAGGTCTCCTTGGTCGCTATCTTAGACGCCGACAAGACCGGCTTTTTGCGGAGCGGGAGAAGTCTCATCCAGACCATCGGGCGCGCCGCGCGCAACGTCAACGGCGAGGTCTTTTTGTACGCCGACGTGGTCTCCGAGGCGATGCAAGACGCCATCTCTGAGACCGAACGCCGCCGCGAAAAGCAGCTCGCTTACAACGCCGCGCACAACATCACCCCGGCGAGCGTGCAGAAAAGGATCCGCGACGTTATCCGCGGCGACGAGGAGGGGGCCGAGGCCGACGCGCAGCTGAGCCCGTGGGAGCGCGAGCTGGCCCAAGACGACCTCAAGCAGGAGCTCGCCGCGCTCGAGGTCGAGATGTGGCGCGCCTCTGAAGCGCTCGACTTCGAACGGGCGGCCGCCGTGCGCGACCGCATCCGCGAGCTAGAGGCCAAGCTGCAGGGCAAAGAGGTGCAGCTCGTCAGCGTGCCGGGCAAAGAGCCGAAGCGGGCAAAGGCGGCCAAGGCCAGGGCGCGGCGCTAAGCTGAGGGGTGAAAACGCTCGAGCAGGCCCGGAAGGAGGCCGACGCCCTCCTCGAGGGCCTACCCCTACCCGGCGATGCATGTTTCAGCGCCCTCCGCAAACGATGGAGGCAGCCCAGGGCGCGGGGACAGCCGACGCGGGGGTGGGGGGTGCTGGTCGAGGTTCGCACGCCCCGGACCCTTCTGGAAAAGGGGGTGGCTCAGGCAAGGTCGGCGTGGTTGAGGCTACGCCGCCGGGTGGTCGCGTACCTTTATGAAAGCTTGCCCCCGCTCTACGCGCCGCACCTCGTCAAGCCCCAACCGGGCGATCTTTCTCGCCACTGGGAGAAGCTGGCACGTTGCGCGGAAGCGGACCGGCTAGCGCGTGAAACCCTCTTCAAGGAGATGCGCGAGGACGACCCGACGTTAGCCGATGCTTGGTCTGAGTCGGGAGGGCTCGAGGACGAGGTGCGCGAGAGCTGGGAGCGGCTGCTCACGAGCTGCAGTGACCGCTACCTCTTCCCGCTGCGCTCGCGCCTGCAAAACCGCGTCTACCTCATCGAGGTCTCGGCTGAAGCCGACGTTCACGCAACCGGCTGGACCTACGCGGAGACCTTCGTGGGGGAGCCTCAGGCGCGGGAGCGGCTTGGGGCAGCGGCAACGCTCGTCACGCTGCCGCCTTTCGGCACACCTTACTGGCTCGCCGGGACGGTTCTGCTGGACGTGTGTACGGGCGAGGCGTGGCGAGTTTTAGATCGGCAGAGTCGGCCACTCGAGCTGCTCAAAAACCCGCCCTCACCGACGGTTGAGATAGAACCGGGCGGTATTCAGCCCTACCCCGTACTGGTGTTACCCATCCAACTCGAGCGGCTCGCCGATAGGCACCCCTAGAGGGTCTTCCAGAGCTTAAGGGCTATGGTAGGCTCTAGGCGGAGGCCCAAGTGTGATGTTTAAGGTCGGCGACAACGTGGTGTATCCCTCCCAGGGGGCGGGCCGGGTGGACGAGATCACCACGCGGGTGGTGCTCGGCGAACGGCACGAATACCTCAAGATCAGCTTTGTCCGCGGCGACATGGACGTGCTCGTACCCCTCAAAAAGGGGGAGGAGGTGGGGCTGCGCCACACCGTCGCTCTGGCCGAAGTCGGGGAGCTTCTAGCGGCGATCGCCCACTCCGACCTGTCGCTGCCGACCCAGTGGCCGCCCCGCCACCGCGCCGAGCAGGACATCCTCGCGGGCGGCGACGCCTACGCCCTCGCGCGCCTTATCGGGGTGCTCGCCCAACGCGACCTGGAAAAGGGCTTAGCGGCGACCGAGCGCGAGATGTTAGAGGGCGCCAAAGCGATGCTCGCGAGCGAGCTCGCCGTCGTGCAGAGCATCAGCCTCGAGGCCGCGCACGCGCAGATCGACGAGACCATCGCCACACAGCTAGGGGCGAGCGCCTGAGCGACCTGCCCCTTTATGCGCCGCGGCGGGTGCGCGAGCTTTTGGAGCGCCACGGCCTGCGCGCCGACAAGGGGTTCGGGCAGAACTTTCTCGTCGACGAAGGGGTGCTGCGGAGCATCGTCGCGGCCGCCGAGCTGGGCCCGCAGAGCACCGTGCTCGAGGTCGGCCCCGGGTTGGGCGTGCTCACCCGCGAGCTCGCCGCGCGCGCGGGGCGGGTCATCAGCGTCGAACTCGACCGGCGTCTGCTGCCGGTGTTGCAGGAGACGCTCGCCGGCCTCGGCAACGTCACGCTCGTGCACGGTGACGGGCTGACGTTTGACCTCAGCTGCTTGCCCGAGGGGAGCGCGATGGTCGCCAACTTGCCCTACAACGTCGGCACGCCCATCCTCGTGCGCGCCCTCGAGTCGGGGCGCTTTGCGCGGGTCGTGGTCCTGCTGCAGCGCGAGGTCGCCGAGCGCTTAAGCGCCACCCCCGGCACCCCCGCGTACGGCGCTCTTAGCGTCGTCGTCGCCCACTTCGGGCGGGCGCGCAGCGTGCGCCTCGTTAAACCGAGCGCCTTTAGCCCCCCCCCGGAGGTCACGAGCAGCGTGGTGCGGCTCGACCTCACGCCGGGCAGGGCGCCCGACCCGGCGCTCTTCCGGCTCGTGCGTCACGCTTTCGCGCACCGCCGCAAAACCCTCAAGAAAAACCTCCTGATGGCGGGCTACCCCGCCGAGCGCGTGGCGCGCGCGCTCCAGACGCTCGGGCTCGAGGCGCAGGTGCGCGCCGAGCGGCTCAGCGTCGAACAGTTCAGGGCGCTCCGGCAGGAGCTCGAAGGTGGTTAAAGGTTGCAAACGGATGCGTGCGCGCCGCTGACGAGAGCCGCAGCGAAAGTTTCAGCGACGAAATGACCGGGTACCGGGCTAAAAGCCCCGCTTTTGTAAGCAAAGAGGCGTAACGTCCGCCTTTTCGGTGACACTAGGTCACCGGACGAACCTTTCGCCACACTTGCACGTGTATCGGCACGGTATGCAAGCGGGGCCGGATAGGCTATACTGCAGATTAT
This window contains:
- the rsmA gene encoding 16S rRNA (adenine(1518)-N(6)/adenine(1519)-N(6))-dimethyltransferase RsmA, with the translated sequence MRELLERHGLRADKGFGQNFLVDEGVLRSIVAAAELGPQSTVLEVGPGLGVLTRELAARAGRVISVELDRRLLPVLQETLAGLGNVTLVHGDGLTFDLSCLPEGSAMVANLPYNVGTPILVRALESGRFARVVVLLQREVAERLSATPGTPAYGALSVVVAHFGRARSVRLVKPSAFSPPPEVTSSVVRLDLTPGRAPDPALFRLVRHAFAHRRKTLKKNLLMAGYPAERVARALQTLGLEAQVRAERLSVEQFRALRQELEGG
- a CDS encoding ABC transporter ATP-binding protein, producing MSRYLRRSSVAPPPSKRSARSATLSDAAQLRRLFAFTRPYRKQLALGILAVMVSSALTLAVPQIVRRFFDTFVASLEGSAVSLNLIVLALVGLFLVQAGFNFLRTYMIAQVGEGVVADLRKALYRHLLGLSVRFFETRKVGEITSRLTSDAAVVQGAVSQALAQLVNQVALLVGSVVLLFVTNLQLTLLMLAVVPVVVLGARLFGGKLRRISTAFQDLVAEANAGAEEALVGMRVVKAFTAEELEAERYSERIGRAYRVALRRAAFRAAFFAGILFAMFSAIGVVLWMGGRLVVAGALSPGALVQFLLYTLFVAGAVGALTGLYSQFQEALGASRRIFELLDERSDLPAPQVPRPLVWVKGRVAFEGVSFCYGAAHGAPGLGASPTSSDRRGETVVLRDLSFVVQPGEVVALVGPSGAGKSTLVSLIPRFYDPTEGRITLDGTDLRAFDERSLRAQIGLVPQETQLFSGTVRENIRYGRPTASDDEVEAAARSANAHDFIVSFPDGYDTVVGERGVKLSGGQRQRVAIARALLKGPRILVLDEATSSLDAESEALVQQALEVLMRGRTVFVIAHRLSTIRNADRIFVLDEGRIVQEGTHEVLLAQGGLYAELYHKQFRERTPAR
- the uvrB gene encoding excinuclease ABC subunit UvrB translates to MALRVESPFSPRGDQPQAIAELVEGLGDGLRFQTLLGATGTGKTFTMAKIIEAAQRPALILAPNKILTAQLAAEFRDFFPGAAVEFFISYYDYYQPEAYVPARDLFIEKDANINAELERLRHSTTRNLLTRRDTIVVASVSAIYGLGSPDTYQQLNLILRVGMRRNRDEILEQLVTQQYERNDVELAAGRFRVKGDVVEVWAAYDEAPLRIELFGDEIDRLTMTDPVTGAELAELETTTVFPAKHYVTPYEQLAPAIAQIERDLEARLEFFERAGKLLEKQRLKERTLYDLEMLKTLGYCSGIENYSRYLDGRQPGEPPHTLLDYFPDDFITFLDESHVMLPQIRGMYNGDRARKQTLVDYGFRLPAALDNRPLKEDEFLARIGQAIFVSATPADWEYRHSDRVAEQIIRPTGLVDPKITVKPSRGQIDDLVFAIRERAARGERVLVTTLTKKMAEDLTEYFAQQGLRVRYMHSDIDAVERQVIIRDLRLGHFDVLIGINLLREGLDLPEVSLVAILDADKTGFLRSGRSLIQTIGRAARNVNGEVFLYADVVSEAMQDAISETERRREKQLAYNAAHNITPASVQKRIRDVIRGDEEGAEADAQLSPWERELAQDDLKQELAALEVEMWRASEALDFERAAAVRDRIRELEAKLQGKEVQLVSVPGKEPKRAKAAKARARR
- a CDS encoding CarD family transcriptional regulator produces the protein MFKVGDNVVYPSQGAGRVDEITTRVVLGERHEYLKISFVRGDMDVLVPLKKGEEVGLRHTVALAEVGELLAAIAHSDLSLPTQWPPRHRAEQDILAGGDAYALARLIGVLAQRDLEKGLAATEREMLEGAKAMLASELAVVQSISLEAAHAQIDETIATQLGASA
- a CDS encoding OsmC family protein encodes the protein MALVRSANAVWQGDLKGGQGTLTLPKGGYEGRYSYTSRFEEGTGTNPEELIAAAHAGCFSMALANMLAEAGHTPESIATTAKVEMQGLKITKITLHTEGRVPGLDEARFLEHAENAKQHCPVSQALAAVEIQLEAKLA
- a CDS encoding DUF3072 domain-containing protein; this encodes MSDNPKRQDEPQSDALDNTIKDPSEWVTGDEPATGAQRSYLHTLAEAAGERVPEGLTKAQASELIEALQAKTGRGQRAPHQSER